The following proteins are encoded in a genomic region of Dioscorea cayenensis subsp. rotundata cultivar TDr96_F1 chromosome 8, TDr96_F1_v2_PseudoChromosome.rev07_lg8_w22 25.fasta, whole genome shotgun sequence:
- the LOC120267391 gene encoding auxin-responsive protein SAUR71-like: MKESGRMILKKKKSGKGREEEKPAPKGYVPVIVGAGEKKEKFMVHVELFKHPTMVVLLENAAEEFGYDHQRGVLRVPCNVQHFTQMLHLISSSSS; encoded by the coding sequence ATGAAGGAGAGTGGAAGGATGatattaaagaagaagaagagtgggAAGGGGAGGGAGGAAGAGAAGCCAGCTCCGAAAGGCTATGTTCCGGTGATCGTCGGAGCTggagaaaagaaggagaagTTCATGGTGCATGTTGAGCTCTTCAAGCATCCAACCATGGTTGTTCTACTTGAGAATGCTGCTGAGGAGTTTGGTTATGATCATCAGAGAGGTGTTCTTAGAGTTCCATGCAAtgttcaacacttcactcaaaTGCTTCACCttatttcatcttcttcatcttga
- the LOC120267653 gene encoding uncharacterized protein LOC120267653 produces the protein MTSAAMADLQHHHPLHQIAQSPTHKLLLKQWIKEEDLILRRVALKESRIDSIRREIAALYCSFFALHSTLILILLSSAGPSSCRRSWIPLLCSLLCSIAIAWAIRYKTDAERHAERLLERDREDGMLLARCVAELKKKGVGFDLMKEVDALRRAKSLRVEREATVVRRFSARDCASLFLFAASCAVLGLTRFVLCN, from the coding sequence ATGACCAGCGCCGCCATGGCAGACCTCCAGCACCACCATCCTCTCCACCAGATCGCCCAGAGCCCCACCCACAAGCTTCTCCTCAAACAATGGATCAAAGAGGAGGACCTCATCCTCCGCCGCGTTGCCCTCAAGGAGTCCCGAATCGATTCCATTCGTCGCGAGATCGCTGCCCTCTACTGCTCCTTCTTCGCCCTCCACTCcaccctcatcctcatcctcctctCCTCCGCTGGCCCCTCCTCTTGCCGCCGCTCCTGGATCCCCCTCCTCTGCTCTCTCCTCTGCTCGATCGCGATCGCCTGGGCTATCCGCTATAAGACCGATGCGGAGCGCCACGCTGAGCGGCTTCTCGAAAGGGATCGCGAGGATGGGATGCTGCTCGCGCGGTGTGTGGCCGAGTTGAAGAAGAAGGGTGTAGGGTTTGATCTGATGAAAGAGGTGGACGCGCTTCGGCGTGCCAAGAGCTTGCGTGTTGAGAGGGAGGCCACGGTTGTGCGGCGGTTCTCGGCGAGGGATTGCGCTTCCCTCTTCTTGTTCGCCGCTTCTTGCGCCGTTCTTGGGCTCACAAGGTTCGTTTTGTGCAACTAG
- the LOC120266343 gene encoding photosystem I reaction center subunit III, chloroplastic: MATLTTTLSKPFSSKTNLPKLHLKPKNFTIISCQNSQEKDQESSTSIKTFSTAIALSSILLSSVVSSPPPALADIAGLTPCKESKAFAKREKQSIKKLQSSLKLYTEDSAPALAIKATIEKTKRRFDNYGKFGLLCGSDGLPHLIVSGDQRHWGEFITPGLIFLYIAGWIGWVGRSYLIAIRKEAKPTMKEIIIDVPLASSLIFRGFIWPVAAYRELVNGDLIVKDV, from the coding sequence ATGGCCACTCTCACCACCACCCTCTCAAAACCCTTCTCCTCCAAAACCAACCTCCCTAAACTCCACCTAAAGCCGAAAAATTTCACCATTATATCATGCCAAAATTCCCAAGAAAAAGATCAAGAATCATCaacttcaatcaaaacattctCCACCGCTATTGCCTTGTCCTCCATCCTCCTCTCCTCCGTCGTCTCCTCCCCTCCCCCGGCCTTGGCCGACATTGCCGGCCTTACACCATGTAAAGAATCCAAAGCTTTCGCCAAAAGAGAGAAGCAATCAATCAAGAAACTTCAATCCTCATTGAAGCTTTACACCGAGGACTCTGCCCCGGCTTTGGCGATAAAGGCCACTATTGAAAAGACGAAGAGAAGGTTCGATAATTACGGCAAGTTTGGCCTTCTTTGTGGCTCTGATGGCCTACCTCACCTCATTGTGAGTGGTGATCAAAGGCACTGGGGTGAGTTCATCACTCCGGGGCTTATCTTCTTGTACATTGCCGGGTGGATTGGCTGGGTTGGCAGAAGCTATTTGATTGCTATTCGCAAGGAGGCAAAGCCGACGATGAAGGAGATCATTATCGATGTTCCTCTCGCATCAAGCTTGATCTTCCGTGGCTTCATTTGGCCGGTCGCCGCCTATAGAGAGCTCGTCAACGGCGATCTTATTGTGAAGGATGTCTAA
- the LOC120267591 gene encoding LOB domain-containing protein 4-like, with translation MRSKNKVAGAGTTGSSASPCAACKLLRRRCAEDCLFAPYFPPDQPHKFASVHKVFGASNVNKLLQELPVNYRSDAVSSMVYEANARVRDPVYGCAGAISSLQQQVDVLQAQLAMAQAEIIRLRMQHAGYLAHLRLTPARGGGGGGGGSSATSSPKMTEVNDKPVFNLETEMDQTSMYEPMWYS, from the exons ATGAGAAGCAAGAACAAGGTGGCCGGCGCCGGCACAACAGGGTCGTCGGCATCACCATGCGCTGCTTGCAAGCTTTTGCGGCGGCGCTGCGCCGAGGACTGCCTCTTTGCTCCTTACTTCCCCCCTGACCAACCTCACAAGTTTGCTTCTGTTCACAAAGTCTTTGGTGCTAGTAATGTCAACAAGCTTCTTCAG GAACTACCAGTGAATTATCGAAGTGATGCTGTAAGTAGTATGGTATATGAGGCAAATGCGCGAGTCCGTGATCCAGTATATGGTTGTGCTGGAGCCATTTCATCTCTGCAACAGCAAGTTGATGTTCTTCAAGCACAACTTGCAATGGCGCAAGCCGAAATAATCCGTCTAAGAATGCAACATGCAGGATACTTAGCTCATCTTCGTTTGACACCGGCCAGAGGCGGCGGTGGCGGAGGAGGAGGATCGTCGGCGACATCATCGCCAAAGATGACGGAGGTCAATGATAAGCCGGTTTTTAATTTAGAGACTGAAATGGATCAAACTAGCATGTATGAACCAATGTGGTATTCTTAG